Proteins found in one Pseudomonas sp. P8_241 genomic segment:
- the tauB gene encoding taurine ABC transporter ATP-binding subunit: protein MALLQLERISAQYPGSPEPVLADISLSLGPQQLLVALGPSGSGKTSLLNLIAGFVEPSAGRITLDGVPVKGPSAERGVVFQDDALLPWQDVLANVGFGLELAGIARDKREIRAREMLALVDLSGFESRRIWQLSGGQKQRVGLARALAADPRVLLMDEPFGALDAFTREQMQELLLQVWRRTAKPVFLITHDIEEAVFLATDLILLAPNPGQIVERLSLDFGHRYAAGESARSIKSDPRFIETREHVLAKVFSQRSAAQRQERA, encoded by the coding sequence ATGGCCTTGCTACAGCTGGAGCGTATCAGCGCACAGTACCCCGGCAGCCCGGAACCGGTGCTGGCGGATATTTCCCTGAGTCTGGGCCCCCAGCAATTGCTGGTCGCCCTCGGCCCGTCCGGCAGTGGCAAGACTTCGTTGTTGAACCTGATTGCCGGCTTCGTCGAGCCCAGCGCCGGGCGCATTACCCTCGATGGCGTGCCGGTCAAAGGCCCGAGCGCCGAACGCGGTGTGGTGTTCCAGGACGATGCGCTGCTGCCTTGGCAGGACGTGCTGGCCAACGTCGGCTTTGGTCTGGAACTGGCCGGCATCGCCCGGGACAAACGCGAAATCCGCGCCCGGGAAATGCTCGCGCTGGTGGACCTCTCCGGGTTTGAGAGCCGCCGGATCTGGCAACTCTCTGGGGGTCAGAAGCAACGCGTCGGCCTGGCCCGTGCCCTTGCCGCCGACCCGCGTGTGTTGCTGATGGATGAGCCCTTCGGCGCCCTCGACGCCTTCACCCGTGAACAGATGCAAGAGCTGTTATTGCAGGTCTGGCGGCGTACGGCCAAACCGGTGTTCCTGATTACCCACGACATTGAAGAAGCGGTATTCCTCGCCACCGACCTGATTCTGCTGGCGCCAAACCCCGGGCAAATCGTCGAGCGCCTGAGCCTGGATTTCGGTCACCGTTATGCCGCTGGCGAGTCGGCCCGCTCGATCAAATCTGATCCACGCTTTATCGAAACCCGCGAACACGTACTCGCCAAAGTGTTCTCCCAACGCAGTGCCGCCCAGCGGCAGGAGCGCGCATGA
- the betT gene encoding choline transporter BetT translates to MNPPVFYFSASFILLFGIVVIAMPEQAGAWLLAAQNWAANTVGWYYMLAMTLYLVFVVVTALSGYGKIKLGADHDEPEFSYLSWAGMLFAAGISITLFFFCVSEPLTHMLQPPQGEAGTADAARQAMQILFLHWGLHGWGVFAFVGMALAYFAYRHNLPLALRSALYPLIGKRINGPIGYAVDGFGIIATVFGLGADMGFGVLHLNSGLDYLFGIAHTQWIQVGLITLMMGAAIIVAVSGVDKGVRVMSDINMLLACALLLFVLFAGPTQHLLNTLIQNVGDYLGALPMKSFDLYAYDKPSDWLGGWTVFYWAWWIAWSPFVGLFIARISRGRTIREFVFGVLLIPLGFTLAWMSIFGNSAIDQVLNHGMSALGMSAIDNPSMTLYLLLETYPWSKTVIAVTVFISFVFFVTSADSGTVVLSTLSAKGGNPDEDGPKWLRVFWGAMTALVTSALLFSGSIDALKSAVVLTSLPFSLILLLMMWGLHKAFYLESQKQIAQMHSLAPVSGSRRGKGGWRQRLSQAVHFPSRDEVYRFLDTTVRPAIEEVSAVFREKGLHVVTHPDPANDSVSLEIGHGDQHPFVYQVQMRGYFTPSFARGGMGSKQLNNRRYYRAEVHLSEGSQDYDLVGYTKEQIINDILDQYERHMQFLHLVR, encoded by the coding sequence ATGAATCCGCCGGTTTTCTACTTCTCGGCCAGCTTCATTCTGTTGTTTGGTATCGTTGTCATCGCCATGCCCGAGCAGGCCGGAGCGTGGTTACTGGCGGCGCAAAACTGGGCGGCCAATACGGTCGGCTGGTACTACATGTTGGCGATGACCCTGTATCTGGTCTTCGTGGTGGTCACCGCGTTATCGGGCTACGGCAAGATAAAACTCGGTGCCGACCACGACGAGCCCGAGTTCAGTTACCTGTCTTGGGCAGGCATGTTGTTCGCCGCCGGGATCAGTATCACGCTGTTCTTCTTTTGCGTGTCCGAACCCCTGACCCACATGCTCCAGCCGCCTCAGGGTGAGGCGGGCACCGCGGATGCAGCGCGCCAGGCGATGCAGATTCTGTTTCTGCATTGGGGTCTGCATGGCTGGGGCGTGTTCGCCTTCGTTGGCATGGCGCTCGCGTACTTCGCTTACCGGCACAACCTGCCGCTGGCCCTGCGTTCGGCGCTGTATCCGCTGATCGGCAAACGCATCAACGGCCCTATCGGTTATGCGGTGGACGGCTTCGGCATCATCGCCACGGTGTTCGGCCTCGGGGCCGATATGGGGTTTGGCGTGCTGCACCTCAATTCCGGGCTGGACTACCTGTTCGGCATCGCTCACACCCAGTGGATTCAGGTCGGCCTGATCACGCTGATGATGGGCGCGGCGATCATTGTTGCCGTGTCCGGCGTCGACAAAGGCGTGCGGGTGATGTCCGACATCAACATGCTGCTGGCCTGTGCGCTGCTGCTGTTCGTGCTGTTCGCAGGCCCCACGCAGCATTTGCTCAACACACTGATCCAGAACGTTGGCGACTACCTCGGCGCTTTGCCGATGAAGAGCTTCGACCTCTACGCCTACGACAAACCCAGCGACTGGCTGGGTGGCTGGACGGTGTTTTATTGGGCCTGGTGGATCGCATGGTCTCCGTTCGTGGGCCTGTTCATCGCACGGATTTCCCGTGGCCGGACCATCCGCGAATTCGTCTTCGGCGTGCTGCTGATCCCGCTTGGTTTCACCCTGGCGTGGATGTCGATCTTCGGCAACAGCGCCATCGACCAGGTACTCAATCACGGCATGAGCGCATTGGGCATGTCGGCCATCGACAACCCGTCGATGACGCTGTACTTGCTGTTGGAAACCTACCCGTGGAGTAAAACCGTGATCGCGGTCACGGTGTTCATCAGCTTTGTGTTCTTCGTCACCTCCGCTGATTCCGGCACCGTGGTGTTATCGACACTTTCCGCCAAGGGCGGCAATCCCGATGAAGACGGGCCGAAATGGCTGCGGGTGTTCTGGGGCGCGATGACCGCGCTGGTCACCAGTGCGCTGTTGTTCTCCGGCAGCATCGATGCGCTGAAGTCGGCGGTGGTCCTGACGTCGTTGCCGTTCTCGCTGATCTTGCTGCTGATGATGTGGGGGCTGCACAAGGCGTTTTATCTGGAGTCGCAGAAGCAGATTGCGCAGATGCACTCGCTGGCGCCGGTCTCGGGTTCTCGGCGTGGCAAGGGTGGCTGGCGTCAGCGCTTGAGTCAGGCGGTGCATTTTCCGTCGCGCGATGAGGTTTATCGCTTCCTCGACACGACCGTGCGACCGGCGATTGAAGAGGTGTCCGCCGTGTTCAGGGAAAAGGGCCTGCACGTGGTTACGCACCCGGACCCGGCCAATGACAGCGTCAGCCTGGAAATCGGCCATGGCGACCAGCATCCCTTCGTGTATCAGGTTCAGATGCGTGGTTACTTCACACCGTCTTTCGCTCGGGGTGGCATGGGTTCCAAGCAGCTCAACAACCGTCGCTATTACCGCGCCGAAGTGCATTTGAGCGAGGGCAGTCAGGACTACGATCTGGTCGGCTACACCAAGGAGCAGATCATCAACGACATCCTCGATCAGTACGAGCGGCACATGCAATTTCTGCATCTGGTGCGTTGA
- the tauA gene encoding taurine ABC transporter substrate-binding protein codes for MKLTFPLRLLAAASLATASFFAQAADVTVAYQTTVDPAKVAQADGSYEKATNANINWRKFDNGADIIAAIASGDVQIGYLGSSPLTAAITRKVPVETFLIATQIGAAEALVARDGSGIKTPQDLIGKKIAVPFVSTGHYSLLAALKHWNIDPSKVTVLNLAPPAIIAAWKRGDIDATYVWDPALGVAKENGKVLITSGELAKFGAPTFDAWIVRKDFAEKHPEIVTAFAKVTLDAYANYRKDPQAWLANQSNVDKLVKLSGAKASDIPLLLQGNVYPLAADQVITLGAPTTKAITDTAAFLKEQGKVEAVLPDYAPYVSAKFITN; via the coding sequence ATGAAACTGACTTTCCCTCTTCGCTTACTGGCGGCCGCGTCTTTGGCTACCGCGAGTTTCTTTGCCCAGGCAGCCGACGTCACCGTCGCCTACCAGACCACCGTGGACCCAGCTAAAGTCGCCCAGGCAGACGGCAGCTACGAAAAAGCCACCAACGCCAACATCAACTGGCGCAAATTCGACAACGGTGCCGACATCATTGCCGCCATCGCCTCCGGTGATGTGCAGATCGGCTACCTCGGTTCCAGCCCCCTGACCGCCGCCATTACCCGCAAAGTGCCGGTGGAAACCTTCCTCATCGCCACCCAGATCGGCGCCGCAGAAGCCCTGGTCGCCCGGGACGGCTCCGGGATCAAGACCCCGCAAGACCTGATCGGCAAGAAAATCGCCGTGCCATTCGTTTCCACCGGCCACTACAGCCTGCTGGCCGCGCTGAAACACTGGAACATCGATCCATCGAAAGTGACCGTCCTCAACCTCGCCCCGCCCGCGATCATTGCTGCCTGGAAACGCGGCGACATCGACGCCACTTACGTGTGGGACCCAGCGCTGGGTGTCGCCAAGGAAAACGGCAAAGTGCTGATCACCTCCGGCGAACTGGCCAAGTTCGGCGCACCGACCTTCGATGCCTGGATCGTGCGCAAAGACTTCGCCGAGAAGCATCCGGAAATTGTCACCGCGTTCGCCAAAGTGACACTCGATGCCTACGCCAACTATCGCAAAGACCCACAAGCCTGGCTCGCCAATCAAAGCAACGTCGACAAGCTTGTAAAACTGTCCGGCGCCAAGGCCAGTGATATTCCACTGCTGCTGCAAGGCAACGTCTACCCGCTGGCGGCTGATCAGGTGATCACCCTCGGCGCACCGACCACCAAAGCCATCACCGACACCGCTGCGTTCCTCAAGGAGCAAGGCAAGGTCGAGGCGGTGCTACCGGACTACGCGCCGTACGTCAGCGCCAAGTTCATCACTAATTGA
- the tauC gene encoding taurine ABC transporter permease TauC yields the protein MSSYEIPATTQIKPGANVSPIHRSLSTRWISVLTLGVLVFIWWAVTASGLIEPLFLPPPSTVLQKGWLLATSGYMDSTLWQHLGASLSRIGLGLGFAILTAVPVGIAIGANRIARGVLDPLIEFYRPIPPLAYLPLIVIWCGIGELSKVLLIYLAIFAPIAIATATGVRTVDPAKLRAAQSLGATRTQLIRHVILPSALPDILTGVRIGLGVGWSTLVAAELIAATSGLGFMVQSAAQFLVTDVVVLGILVIALIAFAMEMGLRALQRKLVPWHGQAH from the coding sequence ATGAGCAGCTACGAAATTCCCGCCACGACGCAGATCAAACCCGGCGCGAACGTCAGTCCGATCCACCGCAGCCTGAGCACTCGCTGGATCAGCGTGCTGACGCTGGGCGTACTCGTTTTCATCTGGTGGGCTGTAACGGCGAGCGGTTTGATCGAACCGCTGTTCTTGCCGCCACCGTCCACCGTGCTGCAAAAAGGCTGGCTGCTCGCCACCTCGGGCTACATGGATTCAACCTTGTGGCAGCACCTCGGAGCGAGTCTGAGCCGTATCGGCCTGGGCCTCGGCTTTGCGATTCTCACTGCCGTGCCGGTGGGCATCGCCATCGGCGCCAACCGTATCGCCCGAGGTGTGCTCGATCCGCTGATCGAGTTCTACCGGCCGATTCCGCCACTGGCTTATCTGCCTCTGATCGTGATCTGGTGCGGCATCGGTGAGTTGTCGAAAGTGCTCTTGATCTATCTGGCGATCTTCGCCCCGATTGCTATCGCCACCGCCACCGGCGTGCGTACCGTCGACCCTGCCAAACTGCGGGCCGCGCAGTCGCTGGGAGCAACCCGGACGCAGTTGATTCGCCATGTGATTTTGCCGAGTGCCTTGCCGGACATTCTGACCGGGGTGCGCATCGGTCTGGGTGTGGGCTGGTCGACGCTGGTCGCTGCTGAACTGATTGCCGCCACCAGCGGCTTGGGTTTCATGGTGCAGTCAGCCGCGCAATTTCTGGTCACCGATGTGGTGGTGCTGGGGATTCTGGTGATCGCATTGATCGCCTTCGCGATGGAGATGGGCCTGCGCGCCCTGCAACGCAAACTGGTGCCGTGGCACGGCCAGGCCCACTGA
- the tauD gene encoding taurine dioxygenase: MSQLSITPLSSALGAQISGVDISQPLNLEQRDTIEQALLKHQVLFFRNQPITPQQQARFATNFGDLHIHPIYPNVPEQPEVLILDTAVTDVRDNAIWHTDVTFLPTPAMGAVLSAKLLPEYGGDTLWASGIAAYEALSAPLKNLLEGLTATHDFTRSFPLERYGNTPEALAQWEEARRKNPPLSHPVIRTHPVSGRRSLFINEGFTSKINELSETESEAVLKFLFAHSTRPEFTIRWRWQQDDIAFWDNRVTQHYAVDDYRPARRVMQRATVLGDVPF; the protein is encoded by the coding sequence ATGAGCCAGTTGTCCATCACCCCTTTGAGTTCTGCCCTCGGCGCGCAAATCAGCGGCGTCGACATCAGCCAGCCACTGAACCTGGAGCAGCGCGACACCATAGAACAGGCACTGCTCAAGCATCAGGTGCTGTTCTTCCGCAACCAGCCGATTACACCGCAGCAACAGGCGCGATTCGCCACCAATTTCGGCGACCTGCACATTCACCCGATCTACCCGAACGTACCCGAGCAACCCGAAGTGCTGATCCTCGACACTGCCGTCACCGACGTGCGCGATAACGCGATCTGGCACACCGACGTCACCTTCCTGCCGACCCCGGCCATGGGTGCAGTACTCAGCGCCAAGCTGCTGCCAGAGTATGGTGGCGACACATTGTGGGCCAGCGGTATTGCAGCCTATGAAGCCTTGTCGGCACCCTTGAAAAACTTGCTCGAAGGCCTGACCGCCACCCACGATTTCACCCGCTCCTTCCCGCTGGAGCGCTATGGCAACACGCCCGAAGCGCTGGCCCAGTGGGAAGAAGCTCGGCGCAAGAATCCGCCGCTGTCGCATCCGGTGATCCGTACGCATCCGGTCAGCGGACGCCGCTCGTTGTTCATCAATGAAGGCTTTACCTCGAAAATCAACGAGCTGTCGGAAACCGAGAGCGAAGCAGTTCTGAAATTCCTGTTCGCCCATTCAACGCGGCCTGAATTCACCATTCGCTGGCGCTGGCAGCAGGACGACATTGCGTTCTGGGACAACCGCGTGACCCAACATTACGCAGTGGACGACTACCGCCCGGCACGACGGGTGATGCAGCGGGCGACGGTATTGGGGGATGTACCGTTTTAA